The DNA sequence TCGCAACAAATTGTGTGATACCAGTTGTCCTCACAAACGCTAACATGGCCAACACGAAATAATCACTACAAGATGTGAGTTACAGTTTTGACACagagatttgacgttttatcTTATTTGCTAACACGGGTGAACCAATTTGCCCACACATGTcacattttgacatttgtttGGTTTGCATTATATCACTCAAGTTTGAAGGTggtgatataaatattttagtgagACAAGTATTGTTACAATGGCGGtcaattattttaactttatacTTGCCCAGCAAGAAGAGGCACACGAAAGAAAGATAACGAGGAGCAGTGGCGGCTGGTGCCTCAGATACCCGGTGGTGCACTTTATGGgtttagtaaattttggaaGAAAAATAGATTAGGTACAATAGGTACCTTGAAAGTAAAAAATTTTACCTTaatattttaccttatttatattttaaatccaTTCTGCGTTCCTTTTTTGACGCGAAATTGCCTCTCCGccgaaacgaaaacaacacacggaaagcaaaataaagcatttagtctctcacatccacataaccatttctttttattgtacatttcacttttgaaaattcaggtataagtttaattttttgttttgcactcCTGTTTTAAGATGAGAAAAGGCCGAGGCGGCCCagcagatttaatgtccagtctattttgaaatgtcctattgctttttatgaagtccatattgtattttgcactcattttcactcacacacacacatatacactcacgaaatatttactactttcttagttaataagtaattagagtaacaaattaattacgtattcgcgcgcgaaaggtgaaactgcgacaatgacatgacaagtgcatcgttcgtaggtcacgccaccggtcaaggccgccgcccgcgcctcccgtggcgtcattcgtatgatttcggcaatttccggtcgcgtgcggcgcacgaatttatcctagaactgcatacagtttgtactgagcatcttccgtctcacgCGCCGGGCGATTTCCATCCTGTTTCATACTACATGTAGGAGCTCGCCCCGTGCGACAATCCGAGCGCACGAGGCCgtttttgttcaagcaaaaataagatctaattctttaacagtagaaatcaaaataggccagctcgatttaatttaactcgTAAAGTTCGAatgatttatgtaatttctgtttagggtaggtattacggttgttatattggtatttttgtGAAGTTTTCTTTAGacgtacctagtacctacctagtctagtatggtataggaagaaggaaggtacatatttagaaggtttttaaatggtagtgcGTTGCACGGGCGCACTTAAGGTGCAGCCGCCACTGACGAGGAGGATGATACGGGACTCCCATAACCCGTTTGAAATGCCAGCAACTGAATtccaaaaagtttttcggcTAACCAAAGAAATGGTGTTATTCTTGTGCGAGGAATTAAGGGTGGAATTACAGCCCATTAATGAGGAAGATGGTCTGCCCATCCACATAAAAGTGAGTACAAGGAcgctttcaatattttttattaagttacAAGCTAATGAATGCAATGCGAGTCCACAGAAGTTGCCTCTCGGAATGATGTGAAACTTTTGCTTTAATATGTCCGGCCAACCTTTTACAGTCAGCGACTAatgctaatcctttcacaaCGGCAACGGTGAAAAACCCTAGTCTATTGTTTGTCACCAACATGCTAAAAACTAGGAATAAAAAGTAGGTTTACAAGAAATCAAATGACTCTAATGAATCTCACATACTTAATCTATTCTTTAGGTTCTCACAAGTGTTCGACTACTGGGTGATGGTAGCTACCAGAGGCCTACCGGACAAGATCACACTGTGTGCATTGCCCAAACCACTGTGAGCAAATACCTCGCTCAATTTACCGAAGCAGTGAATAGAGTGTAAGTACATAGTCTATGAACTTTATGCTTCTTATTCCATTCCATGCAGTGTGCCAGGTGCATTCTTACGCCCTacagagaatataatatgatataataactttacttatgtatgttataaataaaatggtaTCTTATTGTAACACATATTTTAACATTACTGCTTTTTTAGATTACTGCCAAAATGGGTGTACTTTCCTGCTACTGAAGCAGAGAGGCAAGCCCTCAGTAGAGGGTTTCAGGAGAAGTTTGGTGTACCAGATGCAATTGGTGCGGTTGATTGCACCCATGTTGCAATATTCCCCCCGCCAGGACCTCAAAGGGTTCAATACCGGAACAGAAAGGGATACCATTCCATCAACACCCAATTGGTAATTGCACCTGTTATAATTTGACACTACACTGAGGTAAATTGTAGTAGCGAGAAAAgttgaatataattataatgtgtgatgtgggttcgattcccgccCTTCACATCTACCAATGAGTACTATCTACTATATACCATTGCTGcattgctcttacggtgaagaaaaacatcgtaaggaaacctgcatattaTCATCTACTTACTATATTTAGCACATCATGTGTAAACCAttgacataaataaataataatttatttcatagccaaacttaaacttaattacaaaaaaaatcaaagtTAACAAGCATAGATTTAGGCTGTAAGCTATATGCATGAATAATATGTCCCCTGATACTCAAACTAGGTAAAAACCTGTAAGATTTGTGGTCACATATATGTGTAAACATATTACTTTTTCTGTagtgtgaacccaccaactcgcagtgggaaatggtccaagcttagaaaggtaGTTTAGACTACCTAGACCTTGGATATGCACAAATATTACTGTTTAAATTTGGTGGGCGTATTTCATatatgtttctttttttttattgaattacaATTGTAAATGAGTCATCTTATTTATCATTACTAATCATAAAACAGGTTTGCGATGCTGACTGCCGAATTCTGCATGCTAATGCACGGTATCCTGGAAGGGTCCATGACCAATTCATCTTTAATCACTCAAATCTGAGGAGAGAGATGAGTCGACTATACGAGGCTCGAATTGgctcatattatttattgggtAAGTTATTCATTACTCACATAGATACGACagtaaaaaacttatttaatttacttaaacttttaatgattaaactatgaaaaatatataattaaaacaattgtagatattaattaaaactagAAAAAAACAACTAAGTGAGAGATCATTTATGTCCTTAACTATCACAATTATTCTTACTAACTATTAATAACAAAGCTAAAAATCTTAACAACaagaaactatttttattttaagtaggcACCAATCAGTCTTATGTATCTTAAACTTATGATCATTTATGTCCTTAACTATCACAATTATTCTTACTAACTATTAATAACAAAGCTAAAAATCTTAAAACaagaaactatttttattttaagtaggcACCAATCAGTCTTATTGTATCTTaaacttatatgtatattaactACCACAGCTATAaaatcaacaaaaaatatccTTTATTAGGTATTCTTACCTATCGAGTGTCACAATAATCAGTCTTACATATCTCATAATATCTTaatctataaaataattatttcttcacCACCATTTTCTGCCAAAAGTctgtaacaaataaaaatgtttcagGAGATTCTGGTTATGCCCTCGAGCCTTGGGTCATGACTCCTATCGTGGATGCCCCAGAAAATAGCCCAGCTGACCTGTACACACAGTGGCACTGCAAAGCACGCAATTGCATTGAGCGGACAAATGGGTATCTCAAGGGTACCTTCAGATGCCTTGGACATGACAGGGTACTTCATTACAGCCCAGAGAAGGCCTCCGCAATAATATATACATGTATAacactgtataatattatgaagcaTTACAGGttggtaaattatttttctttgactacaaaacaacaaaatgaaattgaaatgggcagcttattttttgtaaaatgaaagctgaatattaatattacaaatatatttCAGGGTCCCATTTGGGAATCACGATGATGAAGTCAATGAAAATGAAGAGGGAAATGCCGAGCCTGTAAGACCAGCTGGCGCTTTGCTGCGTGCAGGACAGCAGCGTCGATtacagttaataaataatttcttcACTTACATTGCGTCTTCTTTCTGCCCTTATCTTAAATACGTTGCCCGTATAGGAATTTCCCTCGACTGTGTCATTAAGTCTCTGGAAAGAAttatcaatataataaaagtttacgtaCCTATAGTAtgtaaaattttcaaatagctatatcaatttataaaatagttaaataaCTGAGAGCTGTATGAGCAGGTAAAGATAAGTTATCTTACTCTTATTCAATTAGTTAAAATTTTGGCATGTACAATCACTTCTAACTATAAACAGTAAAAATCTGCATGTTTGCATGCacatctaagtacctatagattataattgattattattattatgtatactcACATTTAATAGGACATTTTGGTGCTGCAACAGATTATTATGTTCCTGTTGCATGTTTAAAAATGCAACAGGTGGTTGTTGTTGTCTGGGCTGTCCAGATCGCTGGCGACGCCGGACTCTGGTGGTCCTAAGTGGACTACTTTCAGCATAATCATGGAGAGCCACTTCTGTCTCAATAGTTATAATGGGCTCATCGGTTGCTACAATCTGTAAGACAAAGATAAAATCAAGTTGAATTATTACATAGCTAGCTAAAAACGAAAGAAGTCACATTTTGCATGGAAATAGCTGGATAACATGAGAATCCCAACTTTCACAGTTAAATAAAGCTTGCTGGAAATTCTAAAAGGGTTTGAATACTTACAACTTCCCTCCCAATATTTGTTTCCTCCGGGCCTATTCCTACCGAGCAATCTTGCCCTATGGCGTCTAGCACTCTCAGTGCAACATTGGAGACACTGGGCACTTCTATTATATTGCCAGTGGCATTTCTTGCAGTATTGGCTGCTGCATTTTCTTTGCGCGCCTTTCTTTTAAGGTCTCGCCATGTCTGAAACATAACATTTGGTTTTAATACTAACAAAAACATCAAAACCACCCATGCAAAATAATACTAATATGCTgattattcattaattaatacCTGCTTCCACTGCACAATACTTTTGTCAGGGCCAATTTCTTTAAGGACGTCTCGGACCTCTTGCCATTTTGCCTCCATAAGTCTTGCCCCTAACGGTCCTGTGAATTCGCCATTGGCCAGCATGTGGTCCTGGCTCATTATATCGGCCAGCTTGGCCAGTTGTGCATTGTTGCTTCTGATTCTGTAATTAAATTGATTGGATCAACTAAACTTACTCATcccttatatattttttatcatactCCCAATGATGATTGTTCCTCTACTGTACATAACTAGAACTTGTATTATGGTGACTATTTAAGACATTTTCTATTCTAAACCTCTTGGTAGGCAGAGCTGTTGAAAACTTTCGGATAAGTTCGGACATTAAAAATGTTTCAATGATAGAAGACAGAGTAGATAATATAATAGTACTTACTGTTTTTTTCCTTCCATTGTTTAGTAGTTAAGGGCTAACTCCTTTGGGCAAGCGAGGTCGTTTATAACATTCAATACCTATCAagtttaagttataataagtatattatttattctaaaaCGCAACCGAAATAATGAAAACAGAATAGACGTTTGAAGACGTCAAAAAAATTGTCTCATaaactgtcaaaaaaaccatagacaatacaaACAAGAGCCACAAATGAGggattttcaaaaaaaagaacgaatgaaatacatatttccACAGAGCAGAAAAGTTTCAGTGTCACTGTGGCTTATATCCAATCACACAACTAAAATGAGTCCCATGTACACCCTATGCTAACATTTAAGACTGATATCAAAAAGTGACTCGATTTAAACAGTCACTTCACATCTTGTCTTATTATGGCCATACTagcaggggcgtatttaccctagggctaaaagggctacagcccggggcggcaggcggcgaaGGGCGGCCCAGGAGCGGCCGCTAGGCCGCCCTTGCCTTGGACTTTAGGTTGGAGGATAAAAAAAAgtacagaacaatattttaggacgtaagcctagaacggccctgagccatctttccaTATGTTGATTTAATGTCTTaagaaatatgatttaaagTATGAACGCCGCCTTcgttcttttctgaaccggtggaatagtctaattttttttcgcCTTGGTAGGGTAGGGTTCTTGAAGGAAatcttaagttttttttgcctaaCTCAGTCGCCCGCCCTgcacaagtttatttctaaaagttctaaaatgtactcgtctatccagattttttttttcttctgaagatatcattatgtatgcaaatctatcaccacaatgttcctatagatacataattatgtaggtaggtgtaggtactctacacttcttcattcgtgtcagtgaacatgcgaatttttaaatttgtccagaccaaaacgaagcaactttgatagcattctggttggcctggagtaagtcttcccgtgtgcaggtggaagggcacagggggcAGGAGAGCACATGCTCCATAGTCAGGGAGCAGTACCACAGTGGCATTGGTATTGGTAGGTTAgtaccaacggtatagccccacttggaaagattgtccttgcagcagctgctacctctgctcgcaaccgatttagagtcttccaAATGTGCCAGGGGAGACTGATACCATTagcaagtttttcctcaagaggtaggaaaggatcctggggctgctttccctcccagagccttagccttgcgttttgtgggttttcatcCGTTAAGGACACCTCACTATTTAGAAACGCTTTGCGGTTCTTAAGGCGGGAAGGTGCGGCAGTATGTGAGTAAAGTGTATGTCTGGAGTCGCATTCTTGTTTGCCTTTCTCAACAGAACATGCCACTTTTCGCCGTATGCTAGAGGGTGCTATGCTATCCCAACCCAGAGAGTAGACCTTGTAGAGCGGTGTCGGTTTGAGACATCCCGTTACTATATATACAAACTGTGTCGTTAAGAGCAAAATCTACTTCTCTAGCATGCGTGGACCTTGtccatatcatcatcagccaataatcatccactgctagacataggcctctcccaagaagcgccacaacactcggtcctcggccttcttcatccaaccactaccggctctacccgcctaaggccgtcagtccagcgggtaggagggcgtcccacgctgcgtttgcctgttcgtggtctccactcgagaactcgtctaccccaacggttatcggttcttcggcagatatgaccagcccactaccatttcagcttgcatattttgacagctatgtcggtaaccttagtcctctgacggataacctcatttctgatacgatccatcagagaaaccccaagcatagctctctccatagcacgctgggcgactttaaatcggtcaaccagtcctaccgtcagtgtccacgtctctgcaccatacgtcatcactgtaTGCACTGGTttaagacttttgtcttctgGCTCTGAAGAATGGGaatcttgcccatatggggcaGGCAAATTCGGCTGAGAAGCAGAGTGCTAAGCTACTTGTTCGTAGAACTTGCGGAGCGGCGCCCCAGCTGGTAGAAGAAAGCCGTTGCAGAAGTTTGTTTCGGGAGCTGACTTTCTTCTTGGTGTTTTGGCAGTGGGTTTTGTACGTGAGGGATCTATCCAGGGTCACCCCGAGGTATTTTGGTGACGAGCAGTGCTGGattttttaagtatgaaagtcagcctttgttcttttttgaaccagtggaatgttttttttccgtttctgtatttttaaggaaatctaaagaaaaaaaattgcctCATTCAGTCGccaaagtttatttataaacgttctaaaatgtactcgtctatccagtaaaatctttttttttggtcggaatgcaaatctatcaccactCATCCATCTTTTACATATGTAGGTCAATAGGTACTATACACTGACTgctctttttattttctttcattccttgatggggcggaaaactacaggagcccagggcgcgcaatctttaaatacgcccctgcaTACTAGCCGTGCAGAGTGTTACACTTAGAGACTTTGCCACTGTACAGTGTAATATTTGAGTTTGTGTCTACATCTACAACCCCTGATGGCAATGCCCTTTAAATGGCCCATTGTGTGTGttcaaaatgttaaaattttgCTGTGGTCATAATTTAGGCACAACATAATAACgtgtaaatatgtatgtcATTTTCCTGAGGCATATAAAATGCTTCAAAATTTAGCGGTCCCAAATTCTTACAACCAtaagaaatacaaaaaataccctCGGAACTCTTCAACTTATAAGCATTATGGCAATAAATCATGCAGGGTCTGGCTCCATATttactataattaattttaacaaaatgccAATTATTGATGACTTCACGGCGGAAGTTCCATTTACAATTCCATGTACGAGCTCACACT is a window from the Plutella xylostella chromosome 10, ilPluXylo3.1, whole genome shotgun sequence genome containing:
- the LOC125489036 gene encoding uncharacterized protein LOC125489036, with the protein product MEGKKQIRSNNAQLAKLADIMSQDHMLANGEFTGPLGARLMEAKWQEVRDVLKEIGPDKSIVQWKQTWRDLKRKARKENAAANTARNATGNIIEVPSVSNVALRVLDAIGQDCSVGIGPEETNIGREVIVATDEPIITIETEVALHDYAESSPLRTTRVRRRQRSGQPRQQQPPVAFLNMQQEHNNLLQHQNVLLNRLNDTVEGNSYTGNVFKIRAERRRNTFGRKWW